TCAATTTCAGGACGATCAACAGGCTCGATTCCTGTTTCATCAATCGCATTTCCATATGCTTCTGGAAGAATGATATCTAATGCATCTTGATAAAGAGATTCTACACCAAAGCGCTTTTCGAACATAGCGCGTGGTACTTTACCTTTACGGAAGCCAGGAATGTTTACTTGCTTTACGACCTTTTGGAATGCCGCATCCAGACCTTGATTCACCTTTTCAGCGCTTACTTCAACAGTAAGGACGCCACGGTTCCCTTCTAACTTTTCCCATTTTGCTGTCATTCTTTTTCCCTCCAACATCTATTCTCATAGCATTCGATACAGTTTTTGGTATAGAAAAATGCTTGTCCAATAAGGCATTTTCTAATATTTTAAATGTAAAAAATATAAATTTTTACACAACGCAACCCCTACATTATACCATAGGTTTAATTTCTTTCAACAGTCCAAGCTATATATTAGGATAAGAAATTTTCTCTATCATTTTAATTTGTTTTATTGCCAGTTCAATTTCTTTTAATTGAACTTGATATTCATCTGCGATTATCACAAGGTCTTGTTCCTCTCCTAGATATTCCTGTGTCAGGATCTGAAAAGCAGCAGCCCATGCTTCAGGCTGTTCAGGTTCAAGTTCAAAGGGGTAGCTTATAAAAAAAATCCGGTCCACTAAGCCGATGATTGGATCCAACAGTCCAGGATTACTGTTCTCTAATTGCTGTTCAAGACAAGCTTTTATTTGCCTTACTTTTGGCTGCTGTCTGACATCCGGCAGCTTAGTTGGATTTACTTTATACTCAAATAAAAATTTGCTGATGATTAGTTCCTTGTTCCATTCTTGTTCTTTTAACAGGCTAACTAAGACTGTTTTAATAAAAGGATGACCTTCTTCCGCTTGTAGGTAGGATTCGATTTCAGCTATATATGGTCTGAAATTTTTTTCTGCTAAATTTGAAATTACTAGCATTTGCTCGTTTAAATTATGTATAGTTAAAAGATTCAGCGGCTCCGAATTGTTTTCTTCAAGCTCCGTCTTCTCATGATCTGCCCCGCTGCCCTCTGCCATTCTTCGACTGAATTGGAGCAATGTTGTAAAATGATTGTGCCGGTCAGGCGGAATTTCTTTCTCCTCTAGCAGCACTTCGATTGTTGTAACAATCTCATCATATTCATGCAGCTGGATCAATATAGTTAGATAAAGATCGACTAATTGAAAATAGTCGCCAATCCCTTTTAACAGCATGTCTTTTGCCAGCACTTTTGCTTTTTGAAATGCGGAGGATTCAAAATAGGCAAGCACAAGCCCGATTAAAATTTCGCCATTTTCCGGATCATGCGTTCTTGCTTCCTCCAGCCACTGAATCGCTTCAGAATATTTTCGATTATGCAGGCTCTCCAATCCTTTGTCTGTCAATCGTTTTTCAAAGCCGGGAAAGAAGACCACATTATCCTGTTTTTTAATAGGCTCCCGCTTTCTCATAAAAAAACCATCCTTCAGTAATCATTAGAGAATAGTGTAGCATAAATTAAACACAAAAAAAACTCACCTCAATGGCGAGTCTATATTCTGGTATGTAGTATGGCGTCCCAGGAGGGATTCGAACCCCCGACACACGGCTTAGAAGGCCGTTGCTCTATCCAGCTGAGCTACTGGGACATAATTAATAATCAAAGACAATATTTATTATATAATCCGATTATTTATATGTCAATAGGTTTGCACAAAGAAAATTGGAGGAACTAAAAAATATTTAGCTCCTCCTGTTTTTACAGCTCAAAAAAAACTATTTAATATCCGTAGGGATTGTCAACATTCAATGCCGTTTATGGAAGAAATCCATTAATCTACTTCCCAATAACAAATTCCCTTGCCAAACCTTCCATTTCCCCGCCGATTAAATCAAATACTTTCATATTCACTTTTTGATCTTGCAGCTCAAGTATGACATACGTTTTTTCAAATCGTTCGCGAGGCAGACGGATACTTCCTGGGTTTATAAATAATCTGCCTCCGATTACTTCCGCCCCCAATATATGAGAATGTCCAAAGAAAACAATATCAGCGTCTACTTCTTCAGCTTTATATATCAAATTCATAAGCGAGGTTTTAACAGAATAGCGGTGACCATGGGTTACAAAAATCTTTTTCCCATCAAGTTCAATCATTGATTCCATGGGATAGCCGCTAAAATCGCAATTTCCCATCACTGTCAAATATCCTGTCATCGCTTTGTCATCAGGCATTAATTGGGAATCGCCGCAATGGATCATGAAATCAACATCTTGTAAATGCCGTTCCCTTACTACCTCAAGCTCCTTAGACAAACCATGGCTGTCACTTACCACTAATACTTTGCTCATGACTTTTCCACTCTTTCCAGAAACGAATCAAGCACGGTATCCAACTTCTTCAATGCATTAGCCCGATGACTGATTCTATTTTTCTCATCTGATGAAAGCTCCGCCATAGCTGCCTCTTTTTCAGGCACATAAAATACCGGGTCGTAACCGAAACCATTTGTTCCTCTTGGTTCTTCCAAAATCCGTCCTTCACAGGTGCCTGACACCGTAAACGTTTCTTGACCGGGAATAGCCACTGCAAGTGCACAATAAAATCTTGCCGTTCTGTTTTCCTCCTGTACCCCTTTAAGATCGGCCAATAGCTTATTTGTATTGTTCAGATCGTTTTTCGGTTCACCGGCATAACGCGCGGAATAGATTCCTGGTCTGCCTTCAAGAGCATCAACCATCAGTCCGGAATCGTCGCCAATGACCATTTTGTTAAGAGCTTTTGAAACAGCCTCTGCCTTTAACGTGGCATTTTCTTCAAATGTCGTACCAGTTTCGTCTACGTCCGGAATTTCAGGAAAGTCAAGTAATGTCTTGACTGCAATTCCTCTTTTTGCAAAGATCTGTTCAAACTCCTTTGCTTTTCCGGCATTTTTAGTAGCGATAATAACTTCTTTCATTGGATAGCCCCTCTTATTTTTTTCTCCTGGATTCTATTTTCTTTACAATATCTTCACCAAGTGCTGTTTTTTGTGATTCAAACAGCTCCATTAAACCTTCCTGGGCAGCATTTAACAGCCCTTGAAGCTGCTCATATGAAAAAGTAGATTCCTCACCAGTTCCCTGCAGTTCAACAAACTCGCCGTTTCCTGTCATGACAACATTCATGTCAACATGAGCCTTTGAATCCTCTTGGTAGTTAAGGTCAAGCACGGTATTACCGTCTTGTAGTATACCTACGCTAGTTGCTGCCAGATAATCGATAATAGGAAACTTTGGCAATGTTTTTTTCTCTGCCAGTCCATTTAACGCTAACGTCATTGCCACAAATGCTCCTGTTATCGATGCTGTTCTTGTTCCGCCGTCTGCTTGAATGACATCACAGTCTATCCATACCGTCCGTTCCCCAATCGCCGTTAAATCCACAACAGCACGAAGCGCTCTTCCTATCAGCCGCTGTATTTCCATTGTACGCCCGGATACCTTTCCCTTGGTTGATTCCCTAATATTCCGCGTTTCCGTTGCCCTTGGCAGCATCGAATATTCGGCAGTTATCCAACCTTTTCCTTCACCTCTCATAAATGGAGGAACTCGTTCATCAATACTTGCAGTACAAATAACTTTCGTATTTCCAACCGAAATAAGGACAGACCCCTCCGGATGCATTAAGTAATTTGTTTCAATATGTACAGGCCTTAGCTGTAATGGTTCTCTTCCATCAACGCGCAAAATACCTTCCCCCTAATCTCTCTTTTTTGATATGAAGTATAAATTTATCTTAGATAACTGTCCAGCTAGAGCACTTAGACACTAGACTGTTCATTTATCCAAAGGCAAATAAGAAAGAGGCGGCCTTTAGCCCACCTCTTTGATTGTCATTATATAGTATAACAAAAAATTTTTTTTTAAAAACTACCGGTATTTACTTTTTCTGGGCGAGAAACCGGTTCTGTAAGTTTTTTCCCTTGGTCATTTTTCAATTCAGCTTTGCCATCCACCTCAACAGACACTTTGTTGATCCCATTCTGCTCAGTTACAGAAAGTACCAGTTCATCAAGTAACTGCTGTGAAACAACATCTTTAGTGAAGCTGCCGTAAATATTTTTATTAAAATTCAATGTCACTTTACCTTGTTCATTTACAGGTGTATTTAACAATTTAGCATCCGGCATAAACGCTGAAACTAAATTCGATTTTACGCTCGGCCCTTTGATTAGTTCGTTCACAGCAGCCGCAACATTATCTTTTTCATTATTGCTGATCCTGCGGGTTACAGGCACGAAATAATAGGAGCCTTCTTCCCCGCCTATGAAGTAGACAGTTATAGGCTTCGTATTAGTAATATCGACAACATCCGTCATATCCAAATTAATTCCATCCGCTCTCGAAAGATTTTCACTGATTGGCGTCCCTTTAACCGGCATTTGCGTCAACTCATGACCGTTCATTTTGAGCTTAACCGATTTAATTTCTTTAAATTGTGTGATCGTCCAAGTGATGGATTGTAGGATTTTTTGTTCATCCTCTGGCTGATAGTTTTTAAATTCCTTTGAAAAATTAACCGTGGCAACACCATTATCCTTGTTAACATCCACAGAGACTTGTGTATCTTCTGGAAGCACTGCTCTGAAACCATTCGGCAGCATATTCGTAACCGGACCATTCGCGACTAAATATTGAAGAGCCTGTTTGGCGATGGATTTGGTCTGCGGCAGGTTTATTGTCTGCGGGACAACATAGCCGTTTTTATCAATTAAATAGAGTTCCGTCCTTACTGTATTTTTAGTATTGTTATTTTTGGCAGTTTTATCTTGTGCTTTGCTATCTACAACCGTCACCGTTTTTGGCGGATCAATTTTCTTTTCCGTTTCTGTGCTGAACAAGCCGCACCCTGATAGCAGCACTGTTGATGTAAGCACCGATAAACCAAGGATTTTTGCTTTATTTTTATACATATTTATCCCCCTTAAGACAGTTTGTACTAATATGTATACGAGCCTAAGCTAAATTTAGACCGCCTTGGGACAAGAAAATTTCAATAAAAAAAGAACTCCCCAAAAATAAGAGTTCTTTTTAAAGTTTTATTTTTTTAACATTTGTAATAGGTGTTTCCAGCCATTGTGAAGCTATTTTTGTGAAGATCCACCGTGAACCTGTTGTGAAAAATTCATGTTCCGGTTCCATTTCATTTACTGCCAATAATTGATTATATTGGAGAATCGCACTAATTTCCCTTGCCGTTTCATCCCCTGAACTAATTACATTTACTTTTTCACCCATCACATTTTTGATAAGTGGTTCTAAAAGAGGATAATGTGTACAACCTAAAATCAGTGTATCCAAATTTTGATCCAGTATTGGCTGCAACGCCTCATTTACTATTTTCATAGCAATAGGTCCATCGTATTCTCCGCTCTCAACAAGCGGAACAAACTTGGGGCAGGCCTGACTTCTGACATATAATTTACTATTCAAGGATTTCAATGCTTTTTCATAGGCACCGCTTTTGACAGTTCCTTCAGTGCCAATAATTCCAACTCTATAGTTTTTCGTTCGTTTAATGGCTGCTCTTGCACCTGGATTGATCACTCCCAAAACAGGAATAGAAAGTTCTTCGCGGATTTCATCTAATGCTGCTGCAGTAGCAGTATTACATGCAATTACGAGCATTTTCATATTTTTTTCTAATAAAAAATGAGTCAATTCCCAAGTGAATCTTTTCACTTCCCTGGTTGTTCTTGGTCCATATGGGCATCGGGCCGTATCTCCTAAATAGATAATCTTTTCATTTGGCAGCTGCCTCATTACTTCTTTGGCAACTGTCAATCCGCCAACCCCGGAATCGATCACACCGATTGCTTGATTCAAACCACTCGCCTCATTTTTAACGCATTTCTTGATGCAATTTTTCTAAATTATTTTGAAGACGTTGAATTTCTTCCATTGTGAAATCTTTTAACACAGCCTCTAAATATATTTGCCGTTTCTTAATCACTTCATCAATTATTCTCTTACCTTCTTCAAGCAAATGAATTCTGACAACACGCCGGTCACCAGTATCCTTTACCCTTTCCACAAGAAGGTTTTTTTCCATCCGGTCGACAAGATCCGTTGTGGTACTGCATGCCAAATACATTTTATTCGAAAGTTCGCCGATTGTCATATCCCCATCTTCAAACAACCATTGCAACGCAATAAATTGCGGCGGCGTAATTTTATAATTACTTAGCAACTCTCTGCCTTTTTGCTTTATAATACCGGAAATATAACGCAAATCCTTTTCAATATTGGCGACAATATCCCGATTCACCTGTTGGGTTTTTTCGAGTTCCATTTCATACACTCCTAAAATTTGCTCTCCTCAAATATCATTTTTAAAGTAGCATTTACTTGTCCTTATTTTCTATCTTTTTTGCATAAATTTCAAGCTGAAACTTTTCTCGCATTCTTATAGTAGGTTTTATTTTGTAAGCTGCCTGAAAATAAGGTTGAATTTACTAACTATGTTAATGATATTGAAGGCATTAGGACACCCTGATTAAGCTGCCTGCGCTTCTTTTGGATGCAGATGAATGAACACTTTGTCCTGCAGGCTTTCCAGAGCCTTCCGCGGACACAAAACGATTAAAAGAAAAGCGCTGTTAAACAAGGCTGTTGATTACCGCTCCATACTCAAGCAGTTCGCGGGCTTGCCGGGGAGCCTCCTCGGCTCTAAAGCGCCTGTGGGGTCTCCCGCAGCCCCGTACTCCCGTAGGACATTGAATGACATCCTTGAATTCGCCCACGCACGAAGGAAAGGCGTTAGCATTTTCGAGGAGTCTCCATGCCTTCCGCTCCAATTAACAGTGTGCATATATCAACCTTGTTCTTTAAAATAGCTAAAAGAGAAAATCAATAAGTCAATTTACTGCTGACGTATGTAAAAAACCTCACCCCAAATTAGAGGTGAGGTTTTTATATGGATTTGAAACTGTCGCTTCAATATCGACCGGCCTCCAAAATGGAAACCGGTCATTTTTAAAGTTCTAGCTCTCCCATTCGAAGGAGTTCTACAACTGCTTGCGAACGCCCCTTAACACCAAGCTTTTGCATGGCATTTGAAATATGATTCCGAACCGTTTTTTCGCTTATAAAAAGTTCCCCAGCGATTTCCTTCGTCGTTTTGTCTTGTACTAACAGTTCGAATACTTCCCTTTCACGTTTGGTGAGTAGCGGCTTGTGAGTATAATCATTCTCCTTCAAGTATTTTAACCCTCCTTGCCTTCGCCAGTTATGAACCGTGGGGTGGGTATATATTTAGTCACCATATCATATGTGAACTTGATAAATGGCGTGACTGTGATTACATGTAGGAGAGGGAATTTCAAAAAAATATATGTTTGTCCTATTAAATATTTTATTGAGAACTTTTCGGTTTTGCATAAATGATATAACGATTAGGGGCATTCCCTATATAATGGAAAGGATAACAGGTGGTTAATACCAATTCTTCTTGTTGATGTTGCAGTGTTATAATGCTCGTGTCATTTGCTTTCACAATTTTCGTATGTGTAATTTTGTATGAGAATGTTCCATATGATAATTGCAATATAACCGTATCACCAATTTTCAATTCTCCTGCTCTTCGAAATACAGTATCCCGATGACCAGATAAAACAATTTGCCCATGGTCATCCGGAAAATAAGATCCTTTGTAGTGGCCAACACCTTTCTCCAAATCATCAGGATTAGTTCCTTCAACAATTGGAAGCTCTGCTTTGATCTTTGGAATTTCTAAAATCCCAATAGAATCTCCCGTTTTTGGGTGCAACACATTTGGCACTTTATTTTTAGCGACGGGAATCGGATTTGATTTAACGATTTCTTTCGCTTTTTTAAATGCAGCATCCAGTTGAATTTCACCATTCACCAAATGCCAGCTACCAATACCAACAAACCCCAATCCAAAAATTATCATAATAAGTGGAATCTTTGATTTCACGGTCAGATACCATCCTTTAAACCTGCATATTATTTCCATTATATCAACATTTTTAGATAGGCTACATAAAAAAAACCTTCCTTTCAAAATTGAAAAGAAGGTTTTCATTTCATTAAATTTGGTCACTGCCAAAGAAGTTTTTAAATGACTGGATTGTCGCATCACGGTTTACTGCAGCAATGGAAGTAGTGAGCGGAATTCCTTTTGGACATGCTTGTACACAGTTTTGTGAATTCCCGCACCCCTGCATTCCACCATCTTCCATAAATGCATTCAAACGTTCAGCTTTATTCATAGTGCCAGTTGGGTGTGAATTGAACAAGCGTACTTGCCCAAATACAAAGGGCCCCATAAAGTTTGACTTGCTATTAACGTTCGGACATGCTTCAAGACAGACTCCGCAAGTCATACATTTTGATAGCTCGTATGCCCATTGACGTTTTGTTTCAGCCATACGCGGTCCAGGTCCCAAATCATACGTTCCGTCAATCGGAATCCATGCTTTAACCTTTTTCAAAGAATCAAACATTCTGCTGCGGTCAATCTGCAGGTCACGAATAACTGGGAAGGTCTTCATCGGTGCCAAGCGAATTGGCTGCTCTAGCTTATCAACAAGTGCCGAACAGGCTTGGCGCGGCTTTCCATTAATGATCATGGAACACGCACCGCAAACTTCCTCCAAACAGTTCATATCCCATGTAATCGGAACCGTATTAGTTCCCTTTGAATTCACCGGATTTCTCCTGATTTCCATAAGTGCAGAAATCACGTTCATATTCGGACGATAAGGAACCTCGAACTCTTCCTCATAAGGAGCAGAGTTTGGGTTATCCTGACGGGTTATAATAAATTTCACTGTTTTCGTTTCAGCCATGCTTTTCTACTCCCCTTTCTTTAGTGTTTTTTTGAATAGTCGCGTTCACGCGGCTTGATTAATGAAATATCAATATCTTCATAATGGAATGCTGGGGCAGTCTTAGCATCAACAAACTTAGCCATAGTTGTTTTCAAGAATTCCTCATCATTACGTTTAGGGAATTCAGGCTTATAGTGAGCACCACGGCTTTCATTACGATTATAAGCACCAATAGTAATAACACGTGCCAATTGCAGCATATTCTGTAATTGACGGGTGAACGATGCTCCTTGATTGCTCCATTTTGCAGTATCATTAATATCAATGTTTTGATAGCGTTCCAAAAGCTCCTGAATTTTATCATCGGTTTTCAGCAGACGGTCATTGTAACGAACAACCGTTACATTATCCGTCATCCATTCACCAAGCTCTTTGTGAAGGATATACGCATTTTCTGTTCCGTCCATCGATAAAATCTGATTCCATTTTTCTTCTTGTTCTCTTACATGGCGGTCATAAACTGTTGAAGATACAGCATCAGAACTCTTCTCTAGTCCGTCAATATATCGCACAGCATTAGGACCTGCAACCATTCCGCCATAAATCGCGGATAATAATGAGTTCGCACCTAGACGGTTTGCTCCATGTTGAGAGAAATCACATTCACCAGCCGCAAATAAGCCAGGGATATTTGTCATTTGATCGTAATCAACCCATAGGCCGCCCATCGAATAGTGCACTGCAGGGAAAATCTTCATTGGAACCTTATGAGGGTCGTCACCAACGAATTTTTCATAAATCTCAATAATCCCGCCCAATTTGACATCCAATTCATGCGGGTCTTTATGGGAAAGATCCAAATAAACCATATTTTCGCCGTTAATACCAAGCTTCATGTCCACACAGACAGAGAAAATTTCCCTTGTTGCAATATCACGCGGTACAAGGTTTCCGTACGCCGGATATTTTTCTTCCAGGAAATACCAAGGTTTACCATCTTTATATGTCCAAATCCGTCCGCCTTCACCACGTGCAGATTCACTCATGAGGCGAAGTTTATCATCACCAGGAATAGCAGTTGGGTGGATTTGAATCATTTCACCGTTTGCATAATAAACACCTTGCTGATAAACAATTGATGCCGCTGAACCTGTATTAATCATAGAGTTAGTAGATTTTCCAAAGATGATCCCTGGTCCGCCGGTACACATAATAACTGCATCTGCTGCAAATGACTTAATTTCCATCGTTTTTAAGTCTTGAGCCATAATACCGCGGCAGACGCCATCATCATCAATAATAGCTCCTAAAAATTCCCATCCTTCATATTTGGTTACTAATCCTGCTACTTCATGACGACGTACTTGCTCGTCCAACGCATATAGTAACTGCTGTCCGGTAGTAGCACCGGCAAATGCTGTCCGGTGGTGTTGTGTACCGCCAAATCGACGGAAGTCCAATAACCCTTCAGGTGTCCGGTTAAACATAACACCCATCCGGTCAAATAAGTGAATAATACCAGGCGCCGCTTCACACATTGCCTTAACAGGTGGCTGATTGGCTAAAAAGTCGCCGCCGTAAATTGTGTCGTCAAAGTGAATCCATGGGGAATCCCCTTCACCTTTTGTATTAACAGCTCCATTAATACCACCTTGGGCACAAACAGAGTGAGAGCGTTTAACTGGAACTAGCGAAAACAAATCTACGTGTGTTCCGTGTTCAGCGACCTTGACGGTTGCCATCAAGCCAGCTAATCCGCCGCCGACTACAATCACCTTTCCTTTACTCATCGTGACTCACTCCCTTAATCCAAAATCCAATATTTTTCCGTTCCATTACATATGACAAATACCTATATTTGCATGGGAATCAGTCCATGCTGAAGAAAGTTCTATCTTGATTAAATAAAAGCAAACAAAGTTTGTATTCCAATAATTGAAAGTAACAAGAAAATGATCATTGTTACATATGTAGAAATTACTTGTGACCGTGGTGTAATGGTAATCCCCCAGCTGACCATGAATGACCATAATCCATTTGAAAAGTGAAAAATAGCACAAACAATTCCTACTGCATAGAATACAAACATTCCAGGATGTGAAAGAATATGATGCATCATTTGAAAATTAAGGGCTGTTCCAAGTGCCATTGCAATTCTTGTTTCCCAAACATGCCATGCAATAAAAATCAGTGTGATGACACCCGTTATCCTTTGCAATAAATACATCCAGTTTCTGAAGAATCCAAAATTACCTACATTTGCAGTCGCGGTGAAGGCAATATAAAGCCCATAGATTGCATGATATAATAACGGTAAGAAAATAAAAATCCATTCAAGGATATGCAGGAATGGTAGACTCTCCATGAAATTTGCTGCATGGTTAAATGATTCTACCCCCCCAGTTGCAAAATGATTGACCACAAGGTGCAGACATAGAAAAAAGCCTATCGGAATGACCCCTAGCAATGAATGCAATCTCCGATTAAAAAACTCGCGATTTCCCGCCATTGATTAACCCCCTTTTAATTTTTAAAGTGATGTAAGTTTTTCCCCAAAATCAAAATAAACTCGGCATCACTGTGACAATTATGTGACATGTCCATTTTACTCCCAACATCATAGAGCGTCAAGAAACCGGATACACAAATCTTCAGTACTAAAAAAAATTTTTAAAATATATTGATATTATAATAGATTAGATATTACCAGCCTTAGTGATGAAAGCGGTTACTTTTTATTTTAGTATTTCGTAAGATAATTTCCAATATCTAACGGGTAAATATTTTTTCTTTCAGGGAAAGATAATTATGATGGAAAACAAGATAAGATATTGTAAAATAGTAAATAATTCTCGCAAGATAATAATGTTTTTTCGAACAAATCGTACTGAAATCTCACCCGTTTCGTATATAATAGAATGATAGAAAGAGGGGAAACTTGTGAAAGATAGTACAGCCATTGAGCAGCCAATTCATTCTGTTGATGAGAGAACCATTTCCATTTTTGGTTATGAGCTAATAAGAGATATCTTGATTCCCGAAATCCTAGGTAAAGATACACACGAGATTTTATATTGGGCAGGCAAACGCTTGGCGCGAAAGTTCCCTTTGGAAGATTTCGACGCATTAATTGATTTTTTCTCAAAAGCCTCATGGGGACAGCTTCTCATAATCAAGGAATCAAAGAACCAACTGGAATTAGAATTAATGAGCCCGAGAATTGCACCGCGGGTAAAATCAAAAGCAGAGCAGTATTTCCAGCTCGAAGCCGGCTTTCTG
Above is a genomic segment from Neobacillus endophyticus containing:
- a CDS encoding YslB family protein is translated as MKDSTAIEQPIHSVDERTISIFGYELIRDILIPEILGKDTHEILYWAGKRLARKFPLEDFDALIDFFSKASWGQLLIIKESKNQLELELMSPRIAPRVKSKAEQYFQLEAGFLAQQIEFQKQVATAEAFEHPIKKSNKVHFTVKWEKQ